The following are encoded in a window of Oncorhynchus mykiss isolate Arlee chromosome 11, USDA_OmykA_1.1, whole genome shotgun sequence genomic DNA:
- the LOC110535952 gene encoding tripartite motif-containing protein 35 yields the protein MMETPIPVPELLLAILNELITEDLKTFQWYLTQVVLSDFPPFPKSKLENTDRLTTVDKMIKTSSYEGAVKVSLEILRKMNHNNLAEKLQRDSQISCPVCHDILRDPVILSCHHKVCTVCLHECWNQKYSRQCPVCKKRMSMDTARSEVLCSLHSEKFKLFCLEDKKPICVVCQTSKNHKNHNCSPIDEAAQDQREELQTALNSLKEKLGVFSKISQTCAEHILSQAQHTEGQIKGQFEKLHQFLREEEAARIAELKEEEEHKNRVMKENIEEMSREISSLANTIRFLEEELKAEDLSFLQNYESTKERAQCKLPDPMLVSGVLIDVAKYLGNLQFRVWEKMHEIVKYTPVILNPNTSQPHLILSDDLTSVRHRDEDSINDSDETRQLPDNPERFDTFRMVLGSEGFNSGTHNWDIEVGDNTHWSLGVITESVQRKEEVKNGYWQIRFTGGKYDTHSPSGSDTLLTVRQKPLRIRVQLDWDGGKLSFSDPDNKTVLHTFTYTFTEKVFPFCLNGCKLHPVRILPVKACVTVEKPDETFLQDTSVRGLTVNTHNDYDMFDEDIDEFEEEYDECADPEDEDDVDDVDDVDDVYEEDEEDEDEEEEDDY from the coding sequence ATGATGGAAACACCCATTCCTGTTCCTGAGCTGCTGTTAGCCATTTTAAATGAGCTAATCACTGAAGACCTTAAAACATTCCAGTGGTACCTGACTCAGGTTGTGCTCAGCGATTTTCCTCCCTTCCCTAAGAGCAAGCTGGAGAACACGGACAGGCTAACCACTGTGGATAAGATGATCAAGACCTCAAGCTATGAGGGAGCTGTGAAGGTGTCACTAGAGATCCTGAGGAAGATGAACCACAACAATCTCGCTGAGAAACTACAGAGAGACAGCCAAATATCCTGTCCTGTGTGCCACGACATTCTCAGGGATCCTGTTATACTGTCATGCCACCACAAAGTCTGCACAGTCTGTCTACATGAATGCTGGAACCAGAAATATTCTCGGCAATGCCCTGTGTGCAAGAAGAGGATGTCAATGGATACAGCAAGGTCTGAGGTGCTCTGCAGTTTGCACAGTGAGAAATTCAAACTCTTCTGCCTGGAGGATAAAAAGCCAATCTGTGTGGTATGTCAGACTTCAAAAAACCACAAAAACCATAACTGTAGCCCCATAGATGAAGCTGCACAGGATCAGAGGGAAGAACTCCAGACAGCACTGAATTCCTTAAAGGAGAAGCTTGGGGTCTTTAGTAAAATTAGCCAAACCTGTGCTGAACACATCTTGAGCCAGGCCCAGCACACAGAGGGTCAAATTAAGGGGCAGTTTGAGAAGCTTCACCAGTTTCTACGAGAGGAAGAGGCAGCCAGGATAGCTGAACTAAAAGAGGAAGAAGAGCACAAGAATCGAGTGATGAAAGAAAATATTGAAGAAATGAGCAGAGAGATTTCATCACTTGCAAACACAATCAGATTCTTAGAGGAGGAGCTGAAAGCTGAAGACCTCTCATTTCTGCAGAACTATGAGTCCACAAAGGAAAGAGCCCAATGCAAACTGCCAGATCCAATGCTGGTCTCAGGAGTGCTGATAGACGTGGCTAAATACTTGGGCAACCTGCAATTTAGAGTCTGGGAGAAGATGCATGAGATTGTGAAATACACTCCTGTGATTCTGAACCCCAATACTTCCCAACCACATCTCATCCTGTCTGATGATCTGACCAGTGTGAGACACCGTGATGAAGACAGCATCAATGACAGTGACGAAACACGGCAGCTTCCTGACAACCCAGAGAGGTTTGATACCTTTAGAATGGTCCTAGGTTCTGAAGGCTTTAATTCAGGGACACACAACTGGGACATTGAGGTTGGGGACAATACTCACTGGTCACTGGGTGTGATTACAGAATCTGTCCAGAGGAAGGAAGAAGTAAAGAATGGATACTGGCAAATCCGATTCACTGGTGGTAAATATGATACACATTCTCCATCAGGGTCAGACACTCTCCTTACTGTGAGACAGAAACCCCTGAGGATCAGAGTGCAGCTGGACTGGGATGGAGGTAAGCTGTCATTCTCTGACCCTGATAATAAGACAGTtctacacacattcacatacactttCACTGAGAAAGTCTTTCCTTTTTGCCTTAATGGCTGTAAACTCCACCCTGTGAGGATTTTACCAGTGAAGGCCTGTGTGACAGTGGAAAAGCCCGATGAGACCTTCTTACAGGACACAAGTGTCAGAGGCTTAACAGTGAACACCCACAATGATTATGATATGTTCGATGAGGACATTGATGAATTTGAGGAGGAATACGATGAATGTGCAGACCCTGAAGATGAAGATGATGTAGATGATGTAGATGATGTAGATGATGTATatgaagaagatgaagaagatgaagacgaagaagaagaagatgattaTTAA
- the zgc:194221 gene encoding protein ALP1-like, protein MRPALRKVVLIALLGRDQPRRKRRSVWVPRWLKSRKQAGEFHRLIQELRLFGEEFRSYFHLDRSQFDHLLQMVGARITRMNNNYRESISPVERLAICLRFLATGDSYRTIGFSFRVGWSTVAGIVPSVAQAIWDCLVGENMPVPKEEDWRAIAAEFLERNFPNCLGSIDGKHVVIQAPPCSGSQFYNYKGTYSVVLLAVVDAIYCFRVVDVDAYGKGSDGVTLRDSAFGQALQDGTLDIPPPASLPGAEDLGPVPHVFVGDEAFPLRLMRPYAGRQLPLPKPVRIFNKRLSRARLVVECTFGILAARWRMYWRVLGLSPSNVDACVKATRVLHNYLRRSFQEPLRMEMGTPNGHLPDVTRAGANNAPRQALQVREKLTTYFSSPAGEVPWQYAVE, encoded by the exons ATGAGACCAGCGTTGAGGAAGGTGGTCTTGATCGCACTGTTGGGCCGGGACCAGCCCCGCCGAAAGCGCAGGTCTGTGTGGGTCCCCAGATGGTTAAAGTCCCGAAAGCAGGCAGGGGAGTTCCACCGTCTAATTCAAGAGCTTCGACTGTTTGGAGAGGAATTCCGAAGTTACTTTCATCTGGACCGAAGCCAGTTCGATCACCTGCTCCAGATGGTTGGAGCCAGGATCACCCGGATGAATAACAACTACCGGGAGTCGATCAGCCCAGTTGAACGCCTGGCGATTTGTCTCCG attcttggCGACAGGGGACTCCTACAGGACCATAGGATTCAGCTTCCGAGTTGGATGGTCCACGGTGGCAGGCATTGTCCCATCTGTGGCACAAGCCATTTGGGACTGTCTGGTTGGTGAAAACATGCCTGTCCCCAAGGAGGAAGACTGGAGGGCCATCGCTGCTGAGTTCCTGGAGAGGAATTTCCCCAACTGTCTTGGCTCCATTGACGGGAAACATGTAGTAATCCAGGCTCCACCGTGCTCAGGTTCGCAATTCTACAACTACAAGGGTACATATTCAGTTGTACTCTTGGCTGTAGTCGATGCCATCTACTGTTTCCGTGTTGTCGATGTTGATGCTTACGGCAAGGGAAGTGATGGCGTGACCCTCCGAGACTCTGCCTTCGGCCAGGCACTTCAGGATGGCACCCTGGATATTCCACCACCTGCATCACTCCCTGGGGCTGAAGACCTGGGACCTGTTCCCCACGTCTTCGTCGGCGATGAGGCCTTCCCTTTAAGACTCATGAGGCCCTATGCTGGACGCCAGCTGCCATTGCCAAAGCCTGTAAGGATCTTTAACAAACGACTGTCCAGGGCAAGGTTAGTTGTTGAATGCACCTTTGGGATTCTGGCAGCCCGGTGGAGAATGTATTGGAGAGTGCTTGGTCTCAGCCCCTCAAATGTCGATGCCTGCGTGAAGGCCACACGTGTTCTCCACAACTACCTGCGGAGGTCATTCCAGGAGCCGCTCCGGATGGAGATGGGCACGCCAAATGGTCACCTTCCCGATGTCACCAGGGCAGGTGCCAACAACGCCCCCAGACAGGCACTCCAGGTGAGGGAGAAGCTGACCACCTACTTCTCATCGCCAGCAGGTGAAGTCCCATGGCAGTATGCCGTGGAGTGA